In Natranaerovirga hydrolytica, a single window of DNA contains:
- a CDS encoding LuxR C-terminal-related transcriptional regulator yields MISQKKFLLQRKIAIPPPILNRISRKELLRDIKEALGDVNSYPSIILITAPPGYGKTTFVGEWTETFDTPVAWYDIDENDNDLNRFFTYLIHALRQYQPNLGKASMDMLGRYNALAEGGLSPEALLTPLMNELYAIENYMYLILDHYHHIKDDGIQEAMIFFLNNLPTRIKVLILSRSEPPWPLHQWQSTGQLMEIRREDLSFSREETEAFLRENTGFIPDEEDLTALQEKTEGWATALRLITGSLRKETKIREVIRNLTGDHQKILHYLTEEILNLQDDETRDFLLQTSRLSRFSPELCDTLLKRTDSHDKIQELLRENLFLIPLDEEGKWYRYHPLFKDILSHHHRRDEKESKDNLHLIAGRWFEADGDPGEALRSYEKSQDYESMARVLKKEIDNLWENEGFVQVLKWLNNIPEEISTCSMKLMVYGGFMHLLKGNVDETRRCFIIADGIGDGSDKEVLGILETLRTTFHLFNGDLKKGYLSAKKALELLPEDSYFWRISGAVVYGDVKVFSGDLAGAYEIYQDAYRWSRRSGNALSTVTVAMNILKVLWIKGELYEARRFAKETLKIAKDEGYSRLPRLGIAWIFLGEYLREEGDLLEGGRCINRGLSLCQCEGILYSMSLIFMGGQCLSRKAYDEGLEYMGRLEGIKLESGLPEMIKALNHSWKSRLFIAKSELERARRELDEVNLEDFSSLFFTGSPPVINARLLILENRYEEGENAVNALKNLPHYDISRRLMIDTLLIEAHLKELTGKSREAEETLLKAIRVGKGYGFYQTFIDEGVFVAPVFERLLTSENSHRCLEKDPGLQEYIQTIEKGLGIAFKVDGTDFHNRNSQDFPITVNESDISPSSYQELVEELTERELDILQNISRGLSNVEISNTMHLSIHTVKWHNKNIFGKLGVNNRTQAVVRGRALQLIK; encoded by the coding sequence ATGATTTCACAAAAAAAATTCCTGTTACAGAGAAAAATAGCCATCCCACCTCCGATACTCAATCGAATTTCACGGAAAGAGCTACTTCGGGACATTAAGGAAGCTTTAGGTGATGTGAATTCCTATCCCAGTATTATTCTAATTACTGCGCCTCCAGGCTACGGAAAAACCACTTTTGTGGGGGAGTGGACTGAAACCTTTGATACGCCAGTAGCTTGGTATGATATAGACGAAAACGACAACGATCTTAACAGGTTTTTTACATATCTCATCCATGCCTTAAGACAGTACCAGCCTAATCTTGGAAAGGCTAGCATGGATATGTTGGGTCGCTACAATGCGTTAGCGGAAGGAGGCCTGTCCCCCGAAGCTTTGCTCACGCCCCTAATGAACGAACTTTATGCCATTGAAAATTATATGTATCTCATCCTAGATCATTATCATCATATTAAGGATGATGGCATACAAGAGGCTATGATTTTTTTTCTCAATAATCTGCCTACAAGGATTAAAGTTCTGATTCTCAGTCGGTCTGAGCCTCCATGGCCTCTTCATCAGTGGCAGTCTACGGGACAGCTTATGGAAATCCGAAGGGAGGATTTAAGCTTTTCCCGCGAGGAAACGGAAGCCTTTCTGAGAGAAAATACGGGATTCATTCCTGATGAAGAAGATCTCACCGCCCTTCAGGAGAAAACCGAGGGATGGGCAACAGCCCTCCGATTGATTACTGGATCCCTAAGAAAAGAAACGAAAATCCGGGAAGTGATTCGAAATCTTACTGGAGACCATCAAAAAATTCTCCACTATCTCACTGAAGAGATCTTGAACCTCCAGGATGATGAAACCAGGGACTTTCTCCTTCAAACTTCCCGATTATCCAGGTTCTCTCCGGAGCTTTGCGATACTCTTTTGAAAAGAACGGATAGCCATGATAAAATTCAAGAACTTCTTCGTGAAAATCTATTTTTGATTCCTCTTGACGAAGAGGGAAAATGGTATCGTTATCATCCTCTTTTCAAAGATATTCTTTCCCATCATCATCGACGGGATGAGAAAGAGTCAAAAGACAACCTTCATCTCATTGCTGGAAGATGGTTTGAGGCGGATGGAGATCCTGGTGAGGCGCTGAGATCTTATGAGAAATCCCAAGACTATGAATCTATGGCTAGGGTTCTTAAAAAAGAGATAGATAATCTCTGGGAAAATGAAGGATTTGTACAGGTTCTCAAATGGCTGAATAATATCCCTGAAGAGATTAGTACCTGTTCTATGAAACTAATGGTCTACGGAGGGTTTATGCATCTTTTAAAAGGAAATGTGGATGAAACCCGCCGGTGTTTTATTATTGCCGATGGCATTGGGGATGGATCTGACAAGGAAGTTCTAGGAATCCTCGAAACCCTTCGAACCACCTTTCACCTTTTCAACGGAGATTTGAAGAAAGGCTATCTAAGTGCTAAAAAAGCGTTGGAGTTACTTCCTGAGGATTCCTATTTCTGGAGGATTTCAGGTGCAGTGGTTTATGGGGATGTAAAGGTCTTCAGCGGAGACCTTGCTGGGGCCTATGAAATATATCAGGATGCCTATCGGTGGAGCCGACGATCGGGAAATGCTCTTAGTACTGTGACAGTGGCTATGAATATTTTAAAAGTGCTCTGGATTAAAGGGGAACTTTATGAAGCCCGGCGATTTGCCAAGGAGACACTTAAAATAGCTAAAGATGAAGGTTATTCACGTCTGCCAAGATTAGGAATTGCTTGGATTTTCCTCGGGGAATATTTAAGAGAGGAAGGAGATCTTTTGGAAGGAGGGCGCTGTATAAATCGTGGACTTTCCCTTTGTCAATGTGAAGGGATCTTATACAGTATGAGCCTGATTTTTATGGGAGGCCAGTGTCTTTCAAGGAAAGCCTACGATGAAGGACTAGAATATATGGGGCGTCTCGAAGGTATCAAGCTGGAGTCAGGCCTTCCAGAAATGATTAAAGCCCTAAACCATTCTTGGAAAAGTCGGCTTTTCATTGCAAAGAGTGAACTCGAACGTGCTAGGAGGGAATTGGATGAGGTTAATCTTGAGGATTTTTCAAGCCTGTTCTTTACAGGAAGTCCACCGGTTATTAATGCGAGACTCCTTATTTTGGAAAATCGCTATGAAGAGGGAGAAAATGCCGTCAATGCTCTGAAAAATCTTCCCCACTACGATATCTCTAGGCGACTGATGATTGACACCCTTCTTATAGAAGCTCATTTAAAAGAGCTGACTGGGAAAAGCCGGGAGGCTGAGGAGACACTCTTAAAGGCCATTAGGGTAGGAAAGGGGTATGGGTTTTATCAAACTTTCATCGACGAGGGAGTCTTTGTGGCTCCGGTATTTGAGCGGCTTCTGACTTCGGAAAACAGCCATCGCTGTCTTGAGAAGGATCCCGGCCTCCAGGAGTATATTCAAACCATTGAAAAAGGCCTGGGAATAGCCTTTAAAGTAGATGGGACTGATTTCCACAATAGAAATTCCCAGGATTTTCCCATAACCGTAAATGAATCTGATATTTCACCCTCTTCTTATCAGGAACTGGTGGAGGAGCTTACAGAGCGGGAGTTGGATATTTTACAAAATATCAGTAGGGGCCTTTCAAATGTGGAAATATCTAACACTATGCATCTCTCCATCCATACGGTGAAATGGCATAATAAAAATATTTTTGGGAAACTGGGCGTCAATAATCGTACCCAAGCCGTTGTAAGAGGTCGAGCGTTACAATTGATTAAGTAA
- a CDS encoding ABC transporter permease, whose protein sequence is MRNSENHNTKALLKFAIKRDLTRSVIWLMGIGGMILLFTLMFENLLTTYEDIATMTVAQSTSPATRIFMAPASGVSLGGFMMLRVSTTIITFFGLFSFLTVIRHTRQSEDLGRLELLGSTAIGRYSTATSALLLTGILNLVLSAMTFGIFLIVADLPWDGALLASLSFGLFGILFAVIGTITAQLSQTSRGASGLAGIVLAVSFLISGLGNALGEFYLDTFTVESHFMTWFSPYGWYQQMHVFHDNSGTRLLLYVGAILLLLPLPYLLLQRRDLGAGILPAKKGRTEASALLSSPLGLAWRLHRKLMIVWILVALFLGTLFGSISEDFSESLSALEQAGAVFSEEQMLLSLISILGSLMVIYVVQSLLILSGEEKNGGLEEVLSSPVSRRTWFGGHVLMILLGSLLILLAIGLTTGITAANQDLFTVGMLLEATMLLLPAFIAVAGISLFAYSVSHHFFPAVPWAVLIASLGFGPFFGSAMDLPEFLRNLSPFTHVPYQFAEMEGIGYWIFAVVGLVTLILATLRIRHRPLDLP, encoded by the coding sequence ATGAGAAATAGTGAAAACCATAACACGAAAGCCCTACTGAAGTTTGCAATTAAAAGAGACCTGACCCGTTCAGTAATCTGGCTCATGGGTATAGGAGGCATGATTCTTCTTTTCACCTTGATGTTTGAAAATTTACTGACCACCTATGAAGACATCGCCACTATGACTGTTGCTCAGTCCACCAGCCCTGCTACCAGGATCTTTATGGCACCAGCCTCCGGGGTAAGCCTTGGTGGATTTATGATGCTACGGGTTTCAACCACCATCATCACTTTCTTCGGTCTCTTCAGCTTCTTGACCGTAATTCGACATACACGACAAAGTGAAGACCTTGGTCGGCTGGAGCTTTTGGGATCTACCGCTATAGGTCGTTATAGCACTGCTACCTCCGCGCTTCTGTTAACGGGGATTCTCAACTTGGTGCTTTCTGCCATGACCTTCGGAATTTTCTTGATTGTCGCGGATCTACCTTGGGATGGTGCATTACTGGCCTCTTTAAGCTTTGGCTTGTTCGGGATACTCTTCGCCGTAATCGGAACCATCACCGCTCAACTGTCTCAGACTTCTCGGGGGGCTTCGGGACTTGCAGGGATTGTGCTTGCCGTCAGCTTTCTGATCTCGGGGCTGGGAAATGCCTTGGGAGAATTTTATCTTGATACCTTCACTGTGGAAAGTCATTTTATGACCTGGTTTTCTCCATACGGCTGGTATCAACAGATGCACGTCTTTCATGATAATTCGGGAACACGCCTTCTTCTGTATGTGGGAGCCATCCTTCTCCTTCTTCCTCTTCCCTATCTTCTTCTTCAACGACGGGATCTGGGAGCAGGGATCCTTCCGGCGAAAAAGGGACGTACAGAGGCATCGGCCTTACTTAGCTCCCCTCTGGGCCTAGCCTGGAGACTGCACCGTAAGCTGATGATTGTCTGGATTTTGGTGGCCTTGTTCTTAGGGACCCTTTTCGGATCTATCAGTGAGGACTTTTCAGAATCCCTAAGTGCCTTGGAACAGGCGGGGGCCGTCTTCTCGGAGGAGCAGATGCTCCTGAGTCTTATCAGTATTCTGGGCAGCCTAATGGTAATCTATGTGGTTCAGAGTCTCCTGATTCTCTCGGGAGAAGAGAAAAACGGGGGCCTCGAGGAAGTTCTTTCCTCCCCAGTGTCACGAAGAACCTGGTTTGGAGGGCATGTGTTGATGATTCTTCTTGGTAGCCTTCTCATCCTTCTTGCTATCGGGTTGACTACAGGAATTACCGCTGCAAACCAAGATCTCTTTACCGTAGGAATGCTTCTTGAGGCAACCATGTTATTATTACCGGCCTTTATCGCCGTGGCAGGGATTTCTCTTTTTGCCTACTCCGTCTCCCATCATTTTTTTCCGGCGGTTCCTTGGGCCGTGCTTATAGCAAGCCTGGGATTCGGACCCTTCTTTGGCTCTGCCATGGATCTGCCCGAGTTTCTTCGGAATCTCTCCCCCTTTACCCACGTTCCCTATCAGTTTGCAGAAATGGAGGGCATCGGGTACTGGATATTTGCAGTAGTAGGTTTAGTTACCCTAATTTTAGCCACCCTTCGAATCCGTCACCGACCATTGGATTTACCATAG